In the genome of Mycolicibacterium aromaticivorans JS19b1 = JCM 16368, one region contains:
- a CDS encoding squalene cyclase: MTPEAPIEWLLDSDPALRWQVERDVVHEPREVWEATRARVATEGWGKRLLAQQDTDGQWAGGAFFPADYDFDGPEAEGEGMPWTATTWTLNSLREWGLDPDVLRERRTAELLAENSRWEYEDLPYWSGEVDCCINAWTIANGGWLGADVTGLVEWFVEHRLPDGGWNCEWVEGSTRSSFHSTLNSLKGLLAYDAITGGSDATRDARHAGSEYLLQRHLWRRRSTGEQVGPWVNHFAYPFRWTYSALNAADHFRQAALLDGVQPDLRISDAIEMIRAARQSDGTWLQAGRQPGRVWFEIDAPAGEPSKWLTLIGTRVLAWWDSAHG; the protein is encoded by the coding sequence ATGACCCCCGAGGCCCCCATTGAGTGGTTGTTGGACTCCGATCCGGCGCTGCGTTGGCAGGTCGAGCGCGACGTCGTGCACGAACCTCGAGAAGTCTGGGAGGCAACACGTGCACGTGTCGCCACCGAAGGATGGGGCAAGCGACTTCTCGCCCAACAAGATACGGACGGACAGTGGGCGGGTGGCGCGTTCTTCCCGGCCGATTACGACTTCGACGGCCCTGAGGCAGAGGGCGAAGGGATGCCGTGGACGGCAACGACGTGGACGCTCAATTCGCTGCGGGAGTGGGGCCTAGATCCTGACGTCCTGCGCGAGCGTCGTACCGCCGAGTTGCTCGCTGAGAACAGCCGATGGGAATACGAGGACCTGCCCTATTGGAGCGGCGAGGTCGACTGCTGCATCAACGCCTGGACCATCGCCAACGGTGGTTGGCTCGGCGCCGACGTCACCGGACTCGTCGAATGGTTTGTCGAGCATCGACTGCCCGACGGCGGCTGGAACTGCGAGTGGGTCGAGGGCTCCACACGCTCGTCGTTCCATTCAACACTGAACTCGTTGAAGGGCCTACTCGCCTACGACGCTATCACCGGTGGCAGCGACGCCACCCGTGACGCACGGCACGCGGGTTCAGAATATTTGTTGCAGCGCCATCTCTGGCGTCGCCGCTCGACCGGTGAACAAGTCGGGCCGTGGGTCAACCACTTCGCCTACCCCTTCCGCTGGACGTACAGCGCGCTCAACGCCGCGGATCACTTCCGCCAGGCCGCGCTACTCGATGGCGTGCAACCCGACCTTCGCATAAGCGACGCCATCGAAATGATACGGGCCGCAAGGCAATCCGATGGCACCTGGCTTCAGGCTGGGCGCCAGCCTGGACGAGTGTGGTTCGAGATAGATGCACCTGCAGGTGAGCCATCGAAGTGGCTGACCCTGATCGGGACGAGAGTGCTCGCCTGGTGGGACTCCGCCCATGGGTGA
- a CDS encoding DUF1905 domain-containing protein, whose amino-acid sequence MDWEFEAEVFQWRGPAPYFFVATPTHVNDFLHAHHGELTYGWGVIPAQVRIGATEVTTSLIPKDGVYLVPLKVALRRPEGIDDGDDVRVGLHVGRQDVSGQCEGTAMTTFVIDARVAIDLATDGAAIPPEHSLTAPTLLRSQVLALVYDSVRRGEIDDRTARKILHDVRGLGIRFLGDRSLEDNAWQLAIKLNWPDVHQAQYIALTQLQADALVTADDDLALAARAFVKIASPADILRS is encoded by the coding sequence GTGGACTGGGAGTTCGAGGCCGAGGTGTTCCAGTGGCGTGGCCCTGCACCGTACTTCTTCGTCGCTACACCTACCCACGTCAATGACTTCCTGCACGCTCACCACGGTGAGCTGACCTACGGCTGGGGAGTCATTCCGGCGCAGGTGCGCATCGGTGCCACGGAGGTGACGACGTCGCTGATCCCGAAGGACGGCGTGTATCTGGTGCCACTGAAAGTGGCGCTCCGCCGCCCCGAAGGCATCGACGATGGCGATGACGTGCGGGTAGGACTGCACGTCGGTAGGCAGGACGTCAGTGGTCAGTGCGAGGGTACGGCCATGACTACGTTCGTCATCGATGCACGGGTGGCTATCGACCTCGCTACTGACGGCGCGGCCATCCCGCCGGAGCACAGCCTGACTGCTCCCACGCTACTGCGCTCGCAAGTCCTCGCCCTGGTGTACGACTCGGTGCGCCGCGGGGAGATCGACGATCGGACGGCCCGAAAGATCCTCCACGATGTCCGTGGGCTGGGCATCCGGTTCCTTGGCGACCGATCCCTGGAAGACAACGCATGGCAGCTAGCCATCAAGCTGAACTGGCCCGACGTCCACCAGGCCCAGTACATCGCACTCACTCAACTGCAAGCCGATGCGCTGGTCACCGCCGACGACGACCTCGCCTTGGCCGCACGGGCTTTCGTCAAGATCGCCTCCCCCGCCGACATCTTGCGGTCCTAG
- a CDS encoding GrpB family protein, whose product MPADAEAPPPWATEPVDLVGADPSWAVRGEQERDYLETMLTPWLIGRIAHVGSTSIPNLPAKPIIDLQAPVADLADADPPRCVRRLCYLSASSV is encoded by the coding sequence ATGCCGGCCGACGCTGAGGCCCCGCCGCCCTGGGCCACAGAACCTGTTGATCTCGTCGGTGCAGATCCGAGCTGGGCTGTCCGTGGTGAGCAGGAACGCGATTACCTCGAAACGATGCTCACACCCTGGCTGATCGGCCGCATCGCGCACGTCGGGTCCACCTCGATCCCCAATCTGCCAGCCAAGCCAATCATCGACCTCCAAGCGCCCGTAGCCGATCTCGCCGATGCTGATCCGCCCCGGTGTGTTCGGAGGCTCTGTTACTTGAGTGCCTCCTCGGTTTGA
- a CDS encoding IS3 family transposase (programmed frameshift) has product MVVDLRGDSTSEWEAMGRVADLLGVGTAETVRKWVRQAEIDGGVRAGQTSEESEVLRKLRRENAELKRANAILKAASGFLRGRTGPALSVVVEFISAHQGHRVGADGLKWGVESMCAVLDEYGVTIAPSTYYAHRARGGPSKADLADAQIIDAIWRLRRSSALFKVLGARKTWIVLRTNGLDVSRCVVERVMREMGWRGACKRRRVRTTVADPAATRAPDRVRRCFVAGAPDRLWVADFTYCRTRAGWAYTAFVTDVYARKIVGWKVATEMTQKLVTDAINHAIDTRKRSGATTLADLVHHSDAGSQYTAVAFTEHLALEGILPSIGTVGDSFDNALAESVNSSYKTELIDHQPLYPGATELSLATAEWVAFYNRQRPNGYCQDLTPDRAEALYYHRLQHPQTEEALK; this is encoded by the exons ATGGTGGTGGATCTGCGTGGCGATTCGACGTCGGAGTGGGAGGCGATGGGTCGAGTCGCTGATCTGCTGGGTGTCGGTACTGCTGAGACGGTGCGTAAGTGGGTTCGCCAGGCCGAGATCGACGGTGGTGTGCGGGCAGGGCAGACCAGTGAGGAATCCGAAGTCCTGCGCAAGCTGCGTCGGGAGAACGCCGAACTCAAGCGGGCCAACGCGATCTTGAAGGCGGCGTCAG GCTTTCTTCGCGGCCGAACTGGACCGGCCCTCTCAGTAGTCGTGGAGTTCATCAGCGCCCACCAGGGACACCGGGTGGGCGCTGATGGTCTCAAGTGGGGTGTCGAGTCGATGTGCGCCGTGCTGGATGAGTACGGCGTCACGATCGCCCCGTCGACGTATTACGCGCATCGGGCCCGTGGTGGCCCGTCGAAAGCCGATCTGGCTGATGCGCAGATTATTGACGCTATCTGGCGGCTGCGGCGATCTTCGGCACTGTTCAAGGTTCTCGGTGCCCGGAAGACATGGATTGTGTTGCGCACCAATGGACTCGATGTTTCTCGGTGCGTGGTGGAGCGGGTCATGCGGGAAATGGGTTGGCGTGGTGCATGCAAGCGGCGGCGGGTGCGCACCACAGTCGCTGACCCGGCAGCGACTCGGGCTCCGGATCGGGTCCGGCGGTGTTTCGTCGCCGGTGCACCAGACCGGTTGTGGGTCGCCGATTTCACGTATTGCCGCACCCGTGCCGGCTGGGCCTATACGGCGTTCGTCACTGATGTTTATGCCCGCAAGATCGTGGGCTGGAAAGTGGCCACCGAGATGACTCAGAAGCTGGTCACCGATGCGATCAATCACGCTATCGATACCAGGAAGCGTTCCGGTGCAACGACTTTGGCTGATCTTGTTCATCATTCGGATGCGGGTTCGCAATATACCGCGGTGGCGTTCACCGAGCACCTGGCCCTCGAAGGCATACTGCCGTCAATCGGCACCGTCGGGGATAGTTTCGATAATGCTCTGGCCGAATCGGTGAACAGCAGCTACAAGACTGAACTCATCGACCATCAACCGCTCTATCCCGGCGCTACCGAACTGTCCCTGGCAACGGCCGAATGGGTCGCTTTCTACAACCGTCAGCGACCCAATGGCTATTGCCAGGACCTGACACCGGACCGGGCCGAAGCGCTCTACTACCATCGCCTCCAGCACCCTCAAACCGAGGAGGCACTCAAGTAA
- a CDS encoding MFS transporter, which produces MGDAPASAPRSSFLRYWAAAAISSFGSAVTAVAMPVLVVQLLGATPLEVGVVNAAQFVPYAVLGLLAGAYTDRWRRKPVLVSASVGRALCLGAVPALWLVGELQIWMLVIALLSFGDPPRCVRRVLLLGRMGTWERSHRGGIRRS; this is translated from the coding sequence ATGGGGGACGCTCCTGCCTCAGCCCCCCGTTCGTCGTTTCTTCGCTACTGGGCGGCTGCTGCGATCAGTTCGTTCGGATCAGCGGTGACGGCTGTAGCGATGCCCGTCCTGGTGGTTCAGTTACTCGGCGCAACACCGTTGGAGGTCGGCGTCGTCAACGCCGCCCAGTTCGTGCCCTACGCAGTGCTCGGGCTCCTCGCCGGGGCGTACACCGATAGGTGGCGTCGTAAACCAGTGCTGGTGTCGGCCAGCGTCGGGCGAGCACTGTGTCTGGGCGCAGTTCCTGCTCTGTGGCTTGTTGGGGAACTGCAGATCTGGATGTTGGTGATTGCGCTGTTGTCGTTCGGTGATCCGCCCCGGTGTGTCCGGAGAGTTCTTCTTTTGGGAAGGATGGGCACGTGGGAGCGAAGTCATCGAGGCGGTATCCGGAGGAGCTGA